The Alistipes sp. ZOR0009 genome window below encodes:
- a CDS encoding prolyl oligopeptidase family serine peptidase — MKNFHLKTAAALLLSLMMFSCGKGGQETADGVAIDTVLTKEEIAKGVLTPEIMWKFGRVGAPVLSPDGSQVVYTISYYNLKANKGVTNLYLVDTKGGAPKKITNEKGNESNPIWSKDGKSIYFVSTREDGAQVWKYNVVNEELTKLSNIVNGINGFQISPDETKIVYAADVKMQKVAGSELYPEMEKANVRIYDSLMCRHWDTWEDGSYSHLFIAELSGDEIETGIDITPEATWDTPMATDYEIGEVQWSPDSKNIVFATKMLTGREYATRTNSDIYIYNLDSKKVDNISKENLGYDRYPTYSPDGKTIAWWSMETDGYESDQKRLFLMDVATGKKTYATAGFDQNVESYTWSNDSKNIFFTSGIQGTEQVFKMDVVSKAIKQITKGYHDYTALSFQNGVLVGQKMSIKMSPEIFKVDANTGAEEQLTYTNEHIYRHIKMGEAKERWVTTTDNKKMLVWVVYPPKFDSTKKYPALLYCQGGPQSTISQFWSFRWNFQIMAANDYIVVAPNRRGVPSFGQAWNAQISGDYSGQNIKDYLSAIDDVKKELWVDADHLGCVGASYGGYSVYYLAGHHEKRFKAFIAHNGMYNLESFFAETEETFFANHDLGGPYWDKNNKVAQRSYANSPHRFVQNWDSPIMVIVGENDFRIPYTEGLQAFHAAKLRGLPAKLLVFPEENHFVTKPQNAVIWQHEFFGWLDKWLKTK; from the coding sequence ATGAAAAATTTTCATCTTAAAACGGCAGCAGCGCTGCTCCTTTCGCTTATGATGTTCTCGTGTGGGAAGGGTGGGCAAGAAACGGCCGATGGAGTTGCCATCGATACGGTTCTTACCAAGGAGGAAATAGCCAAGGGCGTCCTCACTCCCGAAATTATGTGGAAGTTTGGACGCGTTGGTGCTCCAGTGCTATCTCCTGATGGTAGCCAGGTGGTTTACACCATATCCTACTACAACCTAAAGGCCAACAAGGGGGTTACCAACCTTTACCTTGTGGATACTAAGGGTGGTGCTCCAAAGAAAATTACCAACGAAAAGGGGAACGAGTCGAACCCAATTTGGTCTAAGGATGGTAAGAGCATCTACTTTGTATCTACCCGCGAGGATGGCGCACAGGTGTGGAAGTACAACGTGGTAAACGAGGAGCTAACCAAGCTAAGCAATATCGTTAATGGTATTAACGGCTTCCAGATCTCGCCAGATGAGACTAAGATCGTTTACGCTGCAGATGTTAAGATGCAGAAGGTGGCCGGTTCTGAGCTCTATCCCGAAATGGAAAAGGCCAACGTGCGAATTTACGATAGCCTGATGTGCCGCCACTGGGATACCTGGGAGGATGGCTCGTATAGCCACCTGTTTATTGCCGAGCTAAGTGGCGATGAAATTGAGACTGGCATTGATATTACACCAGAGGCTACTTGGGATACTCCAATGGCTACCGACTACGAAATTGGAGAGGTTCAATGGAGCCCTGATTCTAAGAATATTGTTTTTGCAACCAAGATGCTTACAGGTCGCGAGTACGCTACTCGTACCAACTCCGATATCTACATCTACAACCTAGATAGCAAAAAGGTAGATAATATTAGCAAGGAGAACTTGGGTTACGACCGCTACCCAACCTACTCGCCTGATGGTAAAACTATCGCTTGGTGGAGCATGGAGACTGATGGCTACGAGTCGGACCAAAAGCGTCTATTCCTAATGGATGTGGCGACAGGTAAAAAGACTTACGCTACCGCAGGTTTCGATCAAAATGTGGAGTCGTACACTTGGAGCAACGATAGCAAGAATATCTTCTTCACCAGCGGCATCCAGGGTACCGAGCAGGTATTTAAAATGGATGTAGTTAGCAAGGCTATCAAGCAAATCACCAAGGGATACCACGACTATACTGCTTTAAGCTTCCAGAATGGGGTGCTTGTAGGGCAGAAGATGTCTATCAAGATGTCGCCAGAAATTTTTAAGGTGGATGCCAATACTGGTGCCGAGGAGCAGCTTACCTATACCAACGAGCATATCTACCGTCATATTAAGATGGGAGAGGCTAAGGAGCGTTGGGTTACCACCACCGATAACAAGAAGATGCTGGTTTGGGTGGTTTATCCTCCTAAGTTCGATTCTACCAAGAAGTATCCTGCGCTACTTTACTGCCAAGGTGGACCTCAATCTACCATTAGCCAGTTCTGGAGCTTCCGTTGGAACTTCCAAATTATGGCTGCAAACGACTATATCGTTGTTGCACCAAACCGTCGTGGGGTGCCTTCTTTCGGTCAGGCTTGGAACGCTCAAATCTCGGGCGACTACTCAGGACAAAACATTAAGGATTACCTAAGCGCCATCGACGATGTGAAGAAGGAGCTTTGGGTTGATGCTGATCACCTTGGCTGTGTTGGCGCAAGCTACGGCGGCTACTCGGTTTACTACTTGGCTGGTCACCACGAGAAGCGCTTTAAGGCGTTTATCGCTCACAACGGGATGTACAACCTCGAAAGCTTCTTTGCCGAAACGGAGGAGACATTCTTTGCCAACCACGATTTAGGTGGCCCATACTGGGATAAGAATAACAAGGTTGCGCAGCGCTCGTACGCCAACAGCCCCCACCGTTTTGTTCAAAACTGGGATTCTCCAATTATGGTTATTGTTGGCGAAAACGATTTCCGTATTCCTTATACCGAAGGGCTACAGGCATTCCACGCTGCTAAGCTAAGAGGGTTGCCTGCTAAGCTGCTGGTATTTCCCGAAGAGAATCACTTTGTAACCAAACCTCAGAATGCCGTTATTTGGCAGCATGAGTTCTTTGGCTGGTTGGATAAGTGGCTTAAGACAAAGTAA